One stretch of Diorhabda carinulata isolate Delta chromosome 5, icDioCari1.1, whole genome shotgun sequence DNA includes these proteins:
- the LOC130893952 gene encoding nuclear pore complex protein Nup153, protein MARDPNNSGDHNSSYLGQDDSEKSLVGKFKSIISNTPLSKWFGRQDNDVKSTLRRRDEDYGEVDHLQPPMKRAKFTLTPEDETTKSSDTKIKEKLLTKNYNCPEPVAGSSGLQSRKLLNNVNTPINSDINVQLFGSSEFLNGHKDSDSEESTSGYSSVLRMGSKEHVCQSEGSSKQHSPLQNNSPNRRTLFDTPAPGISNRTLFTDRTATPQQNTSMSSRRPNFNVSTFGSPDFIDQTLSTEMVVRSPFYSGSTMYGGASAYGNKFGKRAKDLRNSLKRSARIKPIKKNAESCSMVLGKTARKILETLEQYSTPVNDAKKIPVASKRVRLDTSLLGTHVGVSPYTTSAASSFNKELQVPTVPDLLKMKQKLQSSTEAVRQIATSSKSSLNKVPLKQDSATNTPKQDEPVAPTLDTVIIPQDKIVSVQKVQDIISQKEKSITVSKVDKPKEAIQNFSVPTLSKFDLIIPATVTVPEKLPENQIVSAPPKIPDMTQSAVTKKYRPKDQPITVTQFKFSDPLIVSENFKSIVAINNFKFSEPLSNLNKLESKNIIKQTKEKNNGQTIIENTLMDKFKPASGTWECSTCLIRNQKEKTKCVACETPKLKQQTENKQVKSFGEKFKMPDNMWECPVCMIRNSNDKTKCLACETPNPKSSALVTSSSSFEAKFKPSVDTWECSTCLIRNKTDVDKCAACETPKVAKPKTPSDDLVAAFKKKADEWECTMCMVRNSNSQMKCQCCEAAKPGSTKPVIQDTEKKSQLKFNFGIDKIAAAQFKFGIQPTTTSSDSVTKLPDSANPKVAPITPTVPTFTFGIQKEANTLETATDDVKSPVSSSTIEKSNIESVVPSEKNTDTTTKAAVSKPTFSFDTEKKSAEIPTTKSETIPTFKFGNISKQVTSPTTSAFEQSKPTDISSTNRLNAQAKSTFATSSSKLSEVPLINKTEAKPFLFKSDNINTDSTNKVTTFNFGQTASSSTKPPTTQSSGFSFGQNTTATKSSESNFGQNTNSSAMTKSPGFNFGQSTAITQPSGFNFGSNISTNPAVTQSIGFNFQSTTKPMNFNFSAAGKTESGKLFAGTGTGSVSKNGIFSFGASNQSSTTTTQKTGFNFGGTSTTPITSFNIGAPTVTTQATLPTGSGFNFPSPYDANAKPTFNFTDGPVTFSSQPATGVPRKIKKAVRRTQR, encoded by the exons ATGGCGAGAGATCCTAATAATAGTGGCGATCATAATTCATCGTATTTAGGTCAGGATGATTCTGAGAAG TCACTTGTTGGAAAATTCAAATCTATTATCAGTAATACACCTTTGTCTAAATGGTTCGGGAGACAAGATAACGATGTTAAGTCTACTTTAAGAAGACGCGACGAAGACTATGGAGAAGTAGATCATTTGCAACCTCCAATGAAAAGAGCGAAATTTACGTTGACTCCAGAAGATGAAACAACTAAATCCAGTGACactaaaattaaagaaaaattattaactaaaaattacaattgCCCAGAGCCAGTAGCAGGTTCATCTGGTTTACAGTCTCGAAAGTTACTTAATAATGTTAATACCCCTATAAATAGTGATATAAATGTACAATTATTTGGTAGTAGTGAATTTTTAAATGGACATAAAGACTCTGATAGTGAGGAATCTACAAGTGGTTATTCTTCTGTTCTCAGAATGGGAAGTAAGGAACATGTTTGCCAAAGCGAAGGCAGTTCAAAACAACATTCTCCACTTCAGAATAACTCCCCCAATAGGAGAACCCTTTTTGATACACCAG ctcCAGGAATTTCAAATCGTACTCTATTCACGGATAGAACTGCAACTCCACAACAAAATACGTCAATGAGTTCAAGAAGACCTAATTTTAATGTCTCGACATTTGGTTCCCCCGATTTTATAGATCAGACATTGTCAACAGAAATGGTTGTGAGATCACCATTCTACAGTGGAAGTACAATGTATGGAGGTGCATCAGCTTATGGAAACAAGTTCGGTAAAAGAGCTAAAGATTTGAGAAATTCCTTGAAGAGATCAGCTCGAATAaaacctattaaaaaaaatgctgaaaGTTGTAGTATGGTTTTGGGTAAAACTgctagaaaaattttagaaactttAGAACAGTATAGTACACCCGTTAATGATGCTAAGAAAATTCCAGTAGCTTCCAAAAGAGTGAGATTAGATACAAGCTTACTTGGTACACATGTTGGTGTTAGCCCTTACACAACTTCAGCGGCGTCATCATTTAATAAGGAATTGCAAGTGCCTACAGTACcggatttattaaaaatgaagcaAAAGTTACAAAGTAGTACAGAAGCAGTAAGGCAGATTGCTACCTCATCAAAATCATCTTTGAATAAAGTACCTCTAAAACAAGATTCTGCAACGAATACTCCAAAACAGGACGAGCCAGTTGCTCCAACACTAGATACCGTTATTATACCACAAGATAAAATTGTTTCTGTACAGAAGGTTCAAGatattatttcacaaaaagaaaaaagtattactgTATCAAAGGTTGATAAACCAAAAGAagctattcaaaatttttcggTACCAACTTTATCTAAATTTGATCTAATTATACCTGCTACAGTTACAGTTCCAGAAAAATTGCCTGAAAATCAAATTGTATCCGCCCCTCCAAAAATTCCAGATATGACACAATCAGCAGTTACAAAGAAATATAGGCCAAAAGACCAACCAATTACTGTCACACAGTTTAAATTTTCTGATCCACTGATTGTAtctgaaaatttcaaaagtattgTCGCtataaataacttcaaattCAGTGAACCCttatcaaatttaaacaaactggaaagcaaaaatattatcaaacaaacaaaagagaaaaataacggacaaactattattgaaaatacgtTAATGGACAAGTTTAAACCCGCTTCCGGAACATGGGAATGTAGCACTTGCCTCATcagaaatcaaaaagaaaaaactaaatgtGTTGCTTGCGAAACCCCAAAACTGAAACAACAAACAGAAAACAAACAAGTTAAATCATTtggagaaaaattcaaaatgccTGATAATATGTGGGAATGTCCTGTTTGTATGATCAGAAATTCAAATGATAAAACCAAATGCTTGGCTTGCGAGACACCAAATCCCAAGTCCTCAGCATTGGTAACTTCGTCTTCAAGCTTCGAAGCAAAATTTAAACCTTCTGTTGACACATGGGAATGTTCCACCTGCCTCATTCGAAACAAAACCGATGTTGACAAATGTGCTGCTTGTGAAACTCCAAAAGTTGCCAAACCAAAAACTCCATCTGATGATTTAGTTGCTGCTTTCAAGAAGAAAGCCGATGAATGGGAGTGTACA aTGTGTATGGTGAGAAATAGTAATAGTCAGATGAAATGCCAATGTTGTGAAGCTGCAAAACCAGGTAGCACCAAACCGGTCATTCAagatactgaaaaaaaatcccaactaaaattcaattttggcATTGATAAAATAGCAGCTGCACAATTCAAGTTTGGTATTCAACCTACTACTACATCTTCAGATAGTGTGACAAAATTGCCAGATTCTGCAAATCCTAAAGTAGCACCAATCACTCCAACCGTTCCTACATTCACATTTGGAATACAAAAGGAAGCTAATACCTTAGAAACAGCAACAGACGATGTTAAGAGTCCTGTATCTTCAAGTACCATAGAAAAATCTAACATTGAGTCAGTTGTCCCGTCAGAAAAGAATACAGATACAACAACTAAAGCTGCTGTTTCTAAACCCACATTTAGCTTTGATACTGAGAAAAAGAGTGCAGAAATCCCTACTACAAAATCAGAGACAATACCTACTTTCAAATTTGGGAATATTAGCAAGCAGGTCACATCTCCAACAACATCTGCATTTGAACAAAGTAAACCAACGGATATCA GCAGTACCAACAGACTTAATGCACAAGCCAAATCTACTTTTGCCACTTCCAGTAGTAAATTATCAGAAGTACCATTGATCAATAAAACTGAAGCCAAACCATTTCTGTTCAAAAGTGATAATATTAACACCGACTCTACCAACAAAGTTACAACTTTCAATTTTGGACAAACAGCCAGTTCATCTACCAAGCCACCGACCACTCAATCCTCTGGGTTCAGTTTTGGACAGAATACCACAGCTACAAAATCATCTGAATCAAATTTTGGACAGAATACCAATTCCTCTGCAATGACGAAATCACCAGGATTCAATTTTGGACAAAGTACTGCTATAACGCAGCCATCAGGATTCAATTTTGGATCTAATATTTCGACGAATCCAGCTGTGACGCAGTCAAttggttttaattttcaatcgacgACCAAACcaatgaatttcaatttttctgcgGCAGGAAAAACTGAAAGTGGAAAACTGTTTGCTGGAACAGGAACTGGTTCTGTTTCAAAGAATGGCATTTTTAGTTTTGGTGCTTCTAATCAAAGCAGCACTACCACCACTCAGAAGACTGGATTTAATTTTGGAGGAACTTCGACGACACCTATCACTTCATTCAACATAGGAGCACCGACAGTTACAACACAGGCAACA ctTCCAACAGGAAGTGGATTCAACTTTCCCTCGCCTTATGACGCAAATGCTAAACCAACATTCAATTTTACCGACGGACCCGTGACATTTTC